A single genomic interval of Equus quagga isolate Etosha38 chromosome 19, UCLA_HA_Equagga_1.0, whole genome shotgun sequence harbors:
- the TEF gene encoding thyrotroph embryonic factor isoform X1, translating to MHRMDQDSERDKEKGKEKLEEDEAAAASTMAVSASLMPPIWDKTIPYDGESFHLEYMDLDEFLLENGIPAGPTHLAQNLLLPVAELEGKESASSSTASPPSSSAAVFQPSETVSSTESSLKKERETPSPIDPNCVEVDVNFNPDPADLVLSSVPGGELFNPRKHKFAEEDLKPQPMIKKAKKVFVPDEQKDEKYWTRRKKNNVAAKRSRDARRLKENQITIRAAFLEKENTALRTEVAELRKEVGKCKTIVSKYETKYGPL from the exons ATGCATAGGATGGATCAGGACTCTGAGAGAG ATaaggaaaaggggaaggaaaaacTGGAGGAAGACGAGGCCGCAGCAGCCAGCACCATGGCCGTCTCAGCCTCCCTCATGCCGCCCATCTGGGACAAGACCATCCCCTATGACGGCGAGTCTTTCCACCTGGAGTACATGGACCTGGACGAGTTCCTGCTGGAGAATGGCATCCCCGCCGGCCCCACCCACCTGGCCCAGAACCTGCTGTTGCCTGTGGCCGAGCTGGAAGGGAAGGAGTCAGCCAGCTCTTCCACAGCGTCCCCACCATCCTCCTCTGCCGCCGTCTTTCAGCCCTCTGAAACTGTGTCCAGCACAG AATCCTCCCTGAAGAAGGAGCGGGAGACGCCCAGTCCCATCGACCCCAACTGCGTGGAGGTGGATGTGAACTTCAATCCTGACCCTGCCGACCTGGTCCTCTCCAGCGTGCCGGGTGGGGAGCTCTTCAACCCTCGGAAGCACAAGTTTGCAGAGGAGGACCTGAAGCCCCAGCCCATGATCAAAAAGGCCAAGAAGGTCTTTGTCCCCGATGAGCAAAAG GACGAAAAGTACTGGACAAGACGCAAGAAGAACAATGTGGCAGCCAAACGGTCCCGAGATGCCCGGCGCCTGAAGGAGAACCAGATCACCATCAGGGCGgccttcctggagaaggagaacACGGCCCTGCGGACGGAGGTAGCCGAGCTACGCAAGGAGGTGGGCAAGTGCAAGACCATCGTGTCCAAGTATGAGACCAAGTACGGGCCCTTGTAA
- the TEF gene encoding thyrotroph embryonic factor isoform X7 — MSSCDRIGVAPAMDMPEVLKSLLEHSLPWPEKRTDKEKGKEKLEEDEAAAASTMAVSASLMPPIWDKTIPYDGESFHLEYMDLDEFLLENGIPAGPTHLAQNLLLPVAELEGKESASSSTASPPSSSAAVFQPSETVSSTESSLKKERETPSPIDPNCVEVDVNFNPDPADLVLSSVPGGELFNPRKHKFAEEDLKPQPMIKKAKKVFVPDEQKDEKYWTRRKKNNVAAKRSRDARRLKENQITIRAAFLEKENTALRTEVAELRKEVGKCKTIVSKYETKYGPL, encoded by the exons ATGTCTAGCTGTGACCGGATCGGAGTGGCCCCTGCCATGGACATGCCTGAGGTCCTCAAGTCCCTGCTGGAGCACTCTCTGCCTTGGCCAGAGAAGAGGACAG ATaaggaaaaggggaaggaaaaacTGGAGGAAGACGAGGCCGCAGCAGCCAGCACCATGGCCGTCTCAGCCTCCCTCATGCCGCCCATCTGGGACAAGACCATCCCCTATGACGGCGAGTCTTTCCACCTGGAGTACATGGACCTGGACGAGTTCCTGCTGGAGAATGGCATCCCCGCCGGCCCCACCCACCTGGCCCAGAACCTGCTGTTGCCTGTGGCCGAGCTGGAAGGGAAGGAGTCAGCCAGCTCTTCCACAGCGTCCCCACCATCCTCCTCTGCCGCCGTCTTTCAGCCCTCTGAAACTGTGTCCAGCACAG AATCCTCCCTGAAGAAGGAGCGGGAGACGCCCAGTCCCATCGACCCCAACTGCGTGGAGGTGGATGTGAACTTCAATCCTGACCCTGCCGACCTGGTCCTCTCCAGCGTGCCGGGTGGGGAGCTCTTCAACCCTCGGAAGCACAAGTTTGCAGAGGAGGACCTGAAGCCCCAGCCCATGATCAAAAAGGCCAAGAAGGTCTTTGTCCCCGATGAGCAAAAG GACGAAAAGTACTGGACAAGACGCAAGAAGAACAATGTGGCAGCCAAACGGTCCCGAGATGCCCGGCGCCTGAAGGAGAACCAGATCACCATCAGGGCGgccttcctggagaaggagaacACGGCCCTGCGGACGGAGGTAGCCGAGCTACGCAAGGAGGTGGGCAAGTGCAAGACCATCGTGTCCAAGTATGAGACCAAGTACGGGCCCTTGTAA
- the TEF gene encoding thyrotroph embryonic factor isoform X5: MRGKGERLRWSGRRAGAMKREAKAKPPVEGKGPPPRRAYDTDSSRRQSDKEKGKEKLEEDEAAAASTMAVSASLMPPIWDKTIPYDGESFHLEYMDLDEFLLENGIPAGPTHLAQNLLLPVAELEGKESASSSTASPPSSSAAVFQPSETVSSTESSLKKERETPSPIDPNCVEVDVNFNPDPADLVLSSVPGGELFNPRKHKFAEEDLKPQPMIKKAKKVFVPDEQKDEKYWTRRKKNNVAAKRSRDARRLKENQITIRAAFLEKENTALRTEVAELRKEVGKCKTIVSKYETKYGPL, from the exons atgagagggaaaggagagcgGTTACGGTGGTCTGGCAGGAGGGCGGGTGCTATGAAGAGGGAAGCGAAGGCGAAACCACCGGTAGAGGGGAAGGGGCCGCCGCCGAGGAGGGCCTATGACACAGACTCCAGCAGGCGCCAATCAG ATaaggaaaaggggaaggaaaaacTGGAGGAAGACGAGGCCGCAGCAGCCAGCACCATGGCCGTCTCAGCCTCCCTCATGCCGCCCATCTGGGACAAGACCATCCCCTATGACGGCGAGTCTTTCCACCTGGAGTACATGGACCTGGACGAGTTCCTGCTGGAGAATGGCATCCCCGCCGGCCCCACCCACCTGGCCCAGAACCTGCTGTTGCCTGTGGCCGAGCTGGAAGGGAAGGAGTCAGCCAGCTCTTCCACAGCGTCCCCACCATCCTCCTCTGCCGCCGTCTTTCAGCCCTCTGAAACTGTGTCCAGCACAG AATCCTCCCTGAAGAAGGAGCGGGAGACGCCCAGTCCCATCGACCCCAACTGCGTGGAGGTGGATGTGAACTTCAATCCTGACCCTGCCGACCTGGTCCTCTCCAGCGTGCCGGGTGGGGAGCTCTTCAACCCTCGGAAGCACAAGTTTGCAGAGGAGGACCTGAAGCCCCAGCCCATGATCAAAAAGGCCAAGAAGGTCTTTGTCCCCGATGAGCAAAAG GACGAAAAGTACTGGACAAGACGCAAGAAGAACAATGTGGCAGCCAAACGGTCCCGAGATGCCCGGCGCCTGAAGGAGAACCAGATCACCATCAGGGCGgccttcctggagaaggagaacACGGCCCTGCGGACGGAGGTAGCCGAGCTACGCAAGGAGGTGGGCAAGTGCAAGACCATCGTGTCCAAGTATGAGACCAAGTACGGGCCCTTGTAA
- the TEF gene encoding thyrotroph embryonic factor isoform X4: MSDAGGGKKPPVEPQAGPGPGPGRAAGERGLPGSFPLVLKKLMENPPREARLDKEKGKEKLEEDEAAAASTMAVSASLMPPIWDKTIPYDGESFHLEYMDLDEFLLENGIPAGPTHLAQNLLLPVAELEGKESASSSTASPPSSSAAVFQPSETVSSTESSLKKERETPSPIDPNCVEVDVNFNPDPADLVLSSVPGGELFNPRKHKFAEEDLKPQPMIKKAKKVFVPDEQKDEKYWTRRKKNNVAAKRSRDARRLKENQITIRAAFLEKENTALRTEVAELRKEVGKCKTIVSKYETKYGPL, encoded by the exons ATGTCCGACGCGGGCGGCGGAAAGAAGCCGCCTGTGGAGCCGCAGGCGGGGCCAGGCCCGGGGCCGGGGCGcgcagctggggagaggggcctgCCGGGCTCCTTCCCTCTGGTCCTGAAGAAGCTGATGGAGAACCCCCCACGCGAGGCGCGCCTCG ATaaggaaaaggggaaggaaaaacTGGAGGAAGACGAGGCCGCAGCAGCCAGCACCATGGCCGTCTCAGCCTCCCTCATGCCGCCCATCTGGGACAAGACCATCCCCTATGACGGCGAGTCTTTCCACCTGGAGTACATGGACCTGGACGAGTTCCTGCTGGAGAATGGCATCCCCGCCGGCCCCACCCACCTGGCCCAGAACCTGCTGTTGCCTGTGGCCGAGCTGGAAGGGAAGGAGTCAGCCAGCTCTTCCACAGCGTCCCCACCATCCTCCTCTGCCGCCGTCTTTCAGCCCTCTGAAACTGTGTCCAGCACAG AATCCTCCCTGAAGAAGGAGCGGGAGACGCCCAGTCCCATCGACCCCAACTGCGTGGAGGTGGATGTGAACTTCAATCCTGACCCTGCCGACCTGGTCCTCTCCAGCGTGCCGGGTGGGGAGCTCTTCAACCCTCGGAAGCACAAGTTTGCAGAGGAGGACCTGAAGCCCCAGCCCATGATCAAAAAGGCCAAGAAGGTCTTTGTCCCCGATGAGCAAAAG GACGAAAAGTACTGGACAAGACGCAAGAAGAACAATGTGGCAGCCAAACGGTCCCGAGATGCCCGGCGCCTGAAGGAGAACCAGATCACCATCAGGGCGgccttcctggagaaggagaacACGGCCCTGCGGACGGAGGTAGCCGAGCTACGCAAGGAGGTGGGCAAGTGCAAGACCATCGTGTCCAAGTATGAGACCAAGTACGGGCCCTTGTAA
- the TEF gene encoding thyrotroph embryonic factor isoform X6 — translation MSSCDRIGVAPAMDMPEVLKSLLEHSLPWPEKRTDFVCADKEKGKEKLEEDEAAAASTMAVSASLMPPIWDKTIPYDGESFHLEYMDLDEFLLENGIPAGPTHLAQNLLLPVAELEGKESASSSTASPPSSSAAVFQPSETVSSTESSLKKERETPSPIDPNCVEVDVNFNPDPADLVLSSVPGGELFNPRKHKFAEEDLKPQPMIKKAKKVFVPDEQKDEKYWTRRKKNNVAAKRSRDARRLKENQITIRAAFLEKENTALRTEVAELRKEVGKCKTIVSKYETKYGPL, via the exons ATGTCTAGCTGTGACCGGATCGGAGTGGCCCCTGCCATGGACATGCCTGAGGTCCTCAAGTCCCTGCTGGAGCACTCTCTGCCTTGGCCAGAGAAGAGGACAG ATTTTGTGTGTGCAGATaaggaaaaggggaaggaaaaacTGGAGGAAGACGAGGCCGCAGCAGCCAGCACCATGGCCGTCTCAGCCTCCCTCATGCCGCCCATCTGGGACAAGACCATCCCCTATGACGGCGAGTCTTTCCACCTGGAGTACATGGACCTGGACGAGTTCCTGCTGGAGAATGGCATCCCCGCCGGCCCCACCCACCTGGCCCAGAACCTGCTGTTGCCTGTGGCCGAGCTGGAAGGGAAGGAGTCAGCCAGCTCTTCCACAGCGTCCCCACCATCCTCCTCTGCCGCCGTCTTTCAGCCCTCTGAAACTGTGTCCAGCACAG AATCCTCCCTGAAGAAGGAGCGGGAGACGCCCAGTCCCATCGACCCCAACTGCGTGGAGGTGGATGTGAACTTCAATCCTGACCCTGCCGACCTGGTCCTCTCCAGCGTGCCGGGTGGGGAGCTCTTCAACCCTCGGAAGCACAAGTTTGCAGAGGAGGACCTGAAGCCCCAGCCCATGATCAAAAAGGCCAAGAAGGTCTTTGTCCCCGATGAGCAAAAG GACGAAAAGTACTGGACAAGACGCAAGAAGAACAATGTGGCAGCCAAACGGTCCCGAGATGCCCGGCGCCTGAAGGAGAACCAGATCACCATCAGGGCGgccttcctggagaaggagaacACGGCCCTGCGGACGGAGGTAGCCGAGCTACGCAAGGAGGTGGGCAAGTGCAAGACCATCGTGTCCAAGTATGAGACCAAGTACGGGCCCTTGTAA
- the TEF gene encoding thyrotroph embryonic factor isoform X3, whose product MRGKGERLRWSGRRAGAMKREAKAKPPVEGKGPPPRRAYDTDSSRRQSDFVCADKEKGKEKLEEDEAAAASTMAVSASLMPPIWDKTIPYDGESFHLEYMDLDEFLLENGIPAGPTHLAQNLLLPVAELEGKESASSSTASPPSSSAAVFQPSETVSSTESSLKKERETPSPIDPNCVEVDVNFNPDPADLVLSSVPGGELFNPRKHKFAEEDLKPQPMIKKAKKVFVPDEQKDEKYWTRRKKNNVAAKRSRDARRLKENQITIRAAFLEKENTALRTEVAELRKEVGKCKTIVSKYETKYGPL is encoded by the exons atgagagggaaaggagagcgGTTACGGTGGTCTGGCAGGAGGGCGGGTGCTATGAAGAGGGAAGCGAAGGCGAAACCACCGGTAGAGGGGAAGGGGCCGCCGCCGAGGAGGGCCTATGACACAGACTCCAGCAGGCGCCAATCAG ATTTTGTGTGTGCAGATaaggaaaaggggaaggaaaaacTGGAGGAAGACGAGGCCGCAGCAGCCAGCACCATGGCCGTCTCAGCCTCCCTCATGCCGCCCATCTGGGACAAGACCATCCCCTATGACGGCGAGTCTTTCCACCTGGAGTACATGGACCTGGACGAGTTCCTGCTGGAGAATGGCATCCCCGCCGGCCCCACCCACCTGGCCCAGAACCTGCTGTTGCCTGTGGCCGAGCTGGAAGGGAAGGAGTCAGCCAGCTCTTCCACAGCGTCCCCACCATCCTCCTCTGCCGCCGTCTTTCAGCCCTCTGAAACTGTGTCCAGCACAG AATCCTCCCTGAAGAAGGAGCGGGAGACGCCCAGTCCCATCGACCCCAACTGCGTGGAGGTGGATGTGAACTTCAATCCTGACCCTGCCGACCTGGTCCTCTCCAGCGTGCCGGGTGGGGAGCTCTTCAACCCTCGGAAGCACAAGTTTGCAGAGGAGGACCTGAAGCCCCAGCCCATGATCAAAAAGGCCAAGAAGGTCTTTGTCCCCGATGAGCAAAAG GACGAAAAGTACTGGACAAGACGCAAGAAGAACAATGTGGCAGCCAAACGGTCCCGAGATGCCCGGCGCCTGAAGGAGAACCAGATCACCATCAGGGCGgccttcctggagaaggagaacACGGCCCTGCGGACGGAGGTAGCCGAGCTACGCAAGGAGGTGGGCAAGTGCAAGACCATCGTGTCCAAGTATGAGACCAAGTACGGGCCCTTGTAA
- the TEF gene encoding thyrotroph embryonic factor isoform X2 has translation MSDAGGGKKPPVEPQAGPGPGPGRAAGERGLPGSFPLVLKKLMENPPREARLDFVCADKEKGKEKLEEDEAAAASTMAVSASLMPPIWDKTIPYDGESFHLEYMDLDEFLLENGIPAGPTHLAQNLLLPVAELEGKESASSSTASPPSSSAAVFQPSETVSSTESSLKKERETPSPIDPNCVEVDVNFNPDPADLVLSSVPGGELFNPRKHKFAEEDLKPQPMIKKAKKVFVPDEQKDEKYWTRRKKNNVAAKRSRDARRLKENQITIRAAFLEKENTALRTEVAELRKEVGKCKTIVSKYETKYGPL, from the exons ATGTCCGACGCGGGCGGCGGAAAGAAGCCGCCTGTGGAGCCGCAGGCGGGGCCAGGCCCGGGGCCGGGGCGcgcagctggggagaggggcctgCCGGGCTCCTTCCCTCTGGTCCTGAAGAAGCTGATGGAGAACCCCCCACGCGAGGCGCGCCTCG ATTTTGTGTGTGCAGATaaggaaaaggggaaggaaaaacTGGAGGAAGACGAGGCCGCAGCAGCCAGCACCATGGCCGTCTCAGCCTCCCTCATGCCGCCCATCTGGGACAAGACCATCCCCTATGACGGCGAGTCTTTCCACCTGGAGTACATGGACCTGGACGAGTTCCTGCTGGAGAATGGCATCCCCGCCGGCCCCACCCACCTGGCCCAGAACCTGCTGTTGCCTGTGGCCGAGCTGGAAGGGAAGGAGTCAGCCAGCTCTTCCACAGCGTCCCCACCATCCTCCTCTGCCGCCGTCTTTCAGCCCTCTGAAACTGTGTCCAGCACAG AATCCTCCCTGAAGAAGGAGCGGGAGACGCCCAGTCCCATCGACCCCAACTGCGTGGAGGTGGATGTGAACTTCAATCCTGACCCTGCCGACCTGGTCCTCTCCAGCGTGCCGGGTGGGGAGCTCTTCAACCCTCGGAAGCACAAGTTTGCAGAGGAGGACCTGAAGCCCCAGCCCATGATCAAAAAGGCCAAGAAGGTCTTTGTCCCCGATGAGCAAAAG GACGAAAAGTACTGGACAAGACGCAAGAAGAACAATGTGGCAGCCAAACGGTCCCGAGATGCCCGGCGCCTGAAGGAGAACCAGATCACCATCAGGGCGgccttcctggagaaggagaacACGGCCCTGCGGACGGAGGTAGCCGAGCTACGCAAGGAGGTGGGCAAGTGCAAGACCATCGTGTCCAAGTATGAGACCAAGTACGGGCCCTTGTAA